One Lucilia cuprina isolate Lc7/37 chromosome 4, ASM2204524v1, whole genome shotgun sequence DNA segment encodes these proteins:
- the LOC111687864 gene encoding conserved oligomeric Golgi complex subunit 2 — MLEHNLNSSLEAKGDKLCFDKNEFLKANFSVDEFLHKNRNVSSLELLRDNLGLYLKSLRASMIDLINEDYADFVSLSANLVGLDQSIDTIQNPLEKFRDEIAGIQNMIDENINEINAKLETKRQLRELKRNLQSLKKVYESSQKLEDLLANQLSGNQIKSVDLERAALELVQLKFNEKFCMEYLNAEQSNNIRKLESSVHQKLRLLFNESLKSSSSTSTEPLERCLRIYITLDACSVAETVFKEDVVAPYMTDIISEHSLQQTPQGLAGIYSKVLNFISLYMTDLLRLTQYTDKLRGFNFLIYSFWSDVEMRLETHMSSIFAPGNSEVFYAKYKCTRDFLNKIEEILVAEETINAFRQHKQTKSFQARWNLPVYFQICFQEIAGQFESVLEPILSEDSLNNSSEHYELKPFTRAQHAITRCWSEGVYLPEVFPKFYKLHIQIILRLSHWINDALNVIISKNGLNSMQNKKTNLLVSLHSDIHKLIALLPQQQELVIQSLSGSSSVQQKVQQRQMVKDSIAKSFDDLNETLSKHLIAIQQALIDNLILGCGPENVKQVNDLPRLYRKTNRDVPTRCSAYVEQMLKPLKSFSEEYEEKLTKDVVKKVLASVLNKITKDYLLAVNEVLTSVQKTEESLRRLRNLKGGGGSSTALVNQAGSSAAMSDDDKIRLQLRVDVSSWTNELSKLDFMPSDVEKLLELNSTVEESIKGK, encoded by the exons ATGCTGGAACATAATCTCAACAGCTCCTTGGAGGCAAAAGGGGACAAACTGTGTTTCGACAAGAATGAATTTCTTaag gcCAATTTTTCCGTGGATGAATTCTTGCACAAAAATCGTAATGTTTCCAGCCTGGAGCTTTTAAGAGACAATTTGGGACTATATCTCAAAAGCTTGAGAGCTTCTATGATCGATCTTATAAATGAAGATTATGCTGACTTTGTTAGCCTCTCGGCAAATCTGGTGGGTCTGGATCAATCGATTGATACCATACAAAATCCCTTGGAAAAATTTCGAGATGAAATAGCTGGTATTCAAAATATGATTGATgagaatataaatgaaataaacgcTAAGTTGGAAACCAAACGTCAGTTAAGAGAATTGAAACGTAATTTACAAAGTTTGAAAAAAGTCTATGAGAGTAGCCAAAAGTTAGAAGATTTGCTGGCAAATCAATTAAGTGGCAATCAAATAAAATCTGTGGATTTGGAAAGAGCCGCCTTGGAGTTGGTGCAATTGAAGTTCAATGAAAAGTTTTGTATGGAATACTTAAATGCTGAACAATCGAACAATATACGCAAGTTGGAAAGTTCTGTTCATCAAAAACTACGTTTACTTTTTAATGAGTCCTTAAAGTCCTCTAGTTCTACTTCTACCGAGCCTTTAGAACGCTGCCTACGCATTTATATAACACTCGATGCTTGTTCAGTGGCCGAAACGGTTTTCAAGGAAGATGTAGTGGCTCCCTATATGACAGATATTATAAGCGAACATAGTTTGCAACAAACGCCCCAAGGCTTGGCTGGTATATATAGTAAAGTTTTGAATTTCATTTCGCTATATATGACGGATTTGCTGCGTTTAACTCAGTACACGGATAAATTAAGgggatttaattttttgatcTATAGTTTTTGGTCAGATGTCGAAATGCGCTTAGAAACTCATATGTCTTCGATATTTGCACCTGGAAATTCTGaagtattttatgcaaaatacaaatgtacccgagattttctaaataaaattgagGAAATTTTGGTGGCTGAAGAAACCATTAATGCCTTTCGGCAACATAAGCAGACAAAAAGTTTTCAAGCTAGATGGAATTTACCGGTATATTTTCAGATATGTTTTCag GAAATCGCTGGACAATTTGAATCTGTTTTGGAGCCTATACTATCTGAAGATAGTTTAAACAACTCTTCAGAACATTACGAACTTAAACCTTTTACACGAGCCCAACATGCCATTACGCGTTGTTGGTCCGAAGGTGTTTATTTGCCTGAAGTGTTTCCGAAATTCTATAAGTTACACATACAAATTATCTTACGATTATCACATTGGATTAATGATGCATTAAATGTTATCATCTCTAAGAATGGTTTAAATTCTATGCAAAACAAGAAAACCAATTTACTAGTGTCGTTGCATTCggatatacataaattaattgcGCTTTTGCCACAACAACAGGAATTGGTAATACAGAGTTTAAGTGGCTCTTCTTCTGTCCAGCAAAAAGTGCAACAAAGGCAAATGGTTAAAGATTCGATAGCAAAATCCTTCGATGATTTAAATGAAACTTTAAGCAAACATTTAATTGCCATACAACAAGCCCTAATAGATAACTTAATATTGGGATGTGGTCCCGAAAATGTCAAACAGGTTAATGACTTGCCACGTTTATATCGTAAAACTAATCGTGACGTACCTACCCGCTGTTCGGCTTATGTGGAACAAATGCTAAAACCTTTGAAATCATTTAGCGAGGAGTATGAAGAAAAGCTAACAAAAGACGTTGTTAAGAAAGTATTGGCcagtgttttaaataaaataacaaaaga ttatCTATTGGCGGTCAATGAAGTTTTAACTTCTGTGCAAAAAACTGAAGAATCCTTACGACGTTTGAGAAACCTTAAGGGAGGCGGCGGTTCTTCTACGGCTTTGGTAAATCAAGCTGGTTCATCAGCCGCCATGTCAGATGATGATAAAATACGCCTACAACTGCGAGTTGATGTTTCATCATGGACTAATGAATTATCGAAACTTGACTTTATGCCCAGCGATGtagaaaaattacttgaattaaATTCTACAGTTGAAGAAAGTATTAAAGGCAAATAA
- the LOC111687856 gene encoding transmembrane protein 199 yields MDSITTIKDSRIKVKASQYLIDLLEQNKTHLNELPENIRIFLQKQSIQLSSNVEILKETNTQKNPVINVKLLRELLKENISDKSPKTKQDKTTNKSKTTKTNEVLHLHLSELRWLSNFLSTLRKEQGLDIYLNDVLETCQLELPQNEIIKRNPELEARCQRLREEQQNLEYRKMTKNVDAVLKHYPEDTVAYQIKAINSQIIAVLQFIFSVAAGFAFGFLGINLIIGNMEFGLRLLLGIMCALIIALAEIYFLAKKLNEYDNTVDTVNKAMKKTLPTNKKIHAD; encoded by the exons ATGGACTCCATTACTACCATTAAGGACAGTCGCATTAAGGTTAAAGCCTCACAATATCTTATTGATTTACTCGAACagaataaaacacatttaaatgaaTTACCCGAAAATATACGTATATTTCTCCAGAAACAATCTATACAACTATCTTCAAATGtggaaattttaaaggaaactaATACACAAAAGAACCCAGTTATTAATGTAAAACTTTTGAGAGAATTACTCAAAGAAAACATTTCAGATAAGTCACCCAAAACCAAGCAGGataaaactacaaacaaaagcaaaacaacaaaaacaaatgaagtACTGCATTTACATTTAAGCGAATTACGTTggttaagtaattttctatcCACACTACGTAAAGAACAGGGcttagatatttatttaaacgatGTCTTGGAAACCTGTCAATTGGAATTGccacaaaatgaaataattaaaagaaatcctGAATTAGAGGCACGCTGTCAAAGACTGCGTGAGGAGCAACAGAACTTGGAATATcgtaaaatgacaaaaaatgtaGATGCCGTACTTAAGCACTATCCCGAGGATACAGTTGCTTATCaga tCAAAGCCATCAATAGTCAAATAATAGCTGTACTACAGTTTATTTTCTCAGTAGCAGCTGGTTTTGCGTTTGGTTTTCTAGGCATTAATCTTATCATTGGCAATATGGAATTTGGTTTACGTTTATTATTAGGCATTATGTGTGCTTTAATTATTGCCTTGGCCGAAATTTACTTTTTAGCCAAAAAACTTAATGAATACGACAACACCGTGGATACCGTAAACAAGGCCATGAAGAAAACTTTGccgacaaataaaaaaatacatgctGACTAG
- the LOC111687857 gene encoding biogenesis of lysosome-related organelles complex 1 subunit 5 codes for MITQLGKDIYNAQYRVLDHRVFVNGEIEEFLNNFETQRNDSEIESLFKVTETVGALKYEISDKCINLGAANLTEISTELKSLLEKVDNLVNDLQKPQEPSETLKEARLERIRRKEDINKQIEHNYQRVENSFAVKEEEIAELYSDLQLKLNIPK; via the exons ATGATAACACAGCTTGGAAAAG atatttataaCGCCCAATATCGCGTATTAGACCACAGAGTATTTGTCAATGGAGAAATAGaagaatttcttaataattttgaaacacaGCGCAACGATTCCGAAATAGAGTCACTCTTCAAAGTAACCGAGACTGTGGGTGCACTCAAATACGAAATTTCCGATAAATGCATTAATTTAGGAGCTGCCAATTTAACTGAAATTTCTACTGAGCTTAAAAGTTTATTGGAAAAAGTTGATAATTTAGTTAATGATTTGCAAAAACCACAAGAG CCCAGTGAAACCTTAAAAGAAGCACGTTTGGAGAGAATCCGTCGTAAAGAAgacattaataaacaaatagaaCATAATTATCAACGTGTGGAGAATTCATTTGCTGTTAAGGAAGAAGAAATTGCGGAATTGTATTCAGACTTACAATTGAAACTAAATATACCCAAGTAA
- the LOC111687855 gene encoding 3-hydroxyisobutyryl-CoA hydrolase, mitochondrial — protein sequence MTIQRIIYAFGHRTLPLLANNSPISAQAIRKMSASVLATESSDKGMIILNRPKALNAINLDMVRKIYKHLKKCETTKSLMIIKGTGEKAFCAGGDVRAVVESGPSEESKSFFREEYTTNALIGNYTIPYIALIDGITMGGGVGLSVHGKYRVATERTLFAMPETAIGLFPDVGGSYFLPRLQGKLGLYLGLTGVRLKGEDVFKAGIATHYCESSKIAELETALLNCPDAEEVPEILNKFNNPSPKPFVLESHLDQINKCFAGESVEEIIENLKSDGSEWATKTKEVLLKMSPTSLKVTFRQLELGAKLSLPQCLNMEYRIVVRHLENSDFKEGVRALLIDKDQKPQWNPKTLEAVTEERVQSFFAKLPDTEELKLTK from the exons ATG ACCATTCAACGTATTATTTACGCTTTTGGACATCGTACCTTGCCTTTGTTGGCAAATAATAGTCCTATTAGTGCACAAGCCATAAGAAAAATGTCGGCATCAGTTTTGGCTACAGAATCCTCGGACAAAG GCATGATTATTTTAAATCGTCCTAAAGCTTTGAATGCCATCAATTTGGATATGGTCCGCAAAATCtacaaacatttaaagaaatgtgAAACCACAAAGTCTTTGATGATTATTAAGGGTACCGGCGAGAAAGCTTTCTGTGCTGGCGGTGATGTACGTGCTGTGGTCGAGTCTGGCCCCAGTGAGGAGTCAAAAAGTTTCTTCCGTGAAGAATACACTACAAATGCCTTAATTGGCAACTACACCATACCCTATATTGCCCTTATCGATGGCATTACCATGGGTGGTGGTGTTGGTTTGTCTGTTCATGGCAAATATCGTGTGGCCACCGAACGTACATTATTTGCCATGCCAGAAACAGCTATTGGACTGTTTCCCGATGTGGGTGGCTCATATTTCTTGCCACGTTTGCAGGGCAAATTAGGTCTCTACTTGGGTCTTACCGGTGTTCGTCTAAAGGGCGAAGATGTTTTCAAAGCAGGTATTGCTACCCATTACTGCGAAAGTTCGAAAATAGCTGAATTGGAAACAGCTTTACTTAATTGCCCTGACGCTGAAGAAGTaccagaaattttaaataaatttaataatccTTCACCAAAACCTTTTGTTTTGGAATCACACTTGGATCAAATCAATAAATGTTTTGCCGGTGAAAGTGTAgaagaaattattgaaaatctcAAGAGTGATGGTAGTGAGTGGGCAACAAAAACTAAGGAG gttcTACTTAAAATGTCACCCACCTCATTGAAAGTAACATTCCGTCAATTGGAGTTAGGAGCTAAATTATCTTTGCCACAATGTCTAAATATGGAATACCGTATTGTGGTGCGTCATTTGGAGAACAGTGACTTCAAAGAAGGTGTACGTGCTCTACTCATTGACAAAGATCAAAAGCCCCAATGGAATCCCAAGACTTTAGAAGCCGTAACTGAAGAACGTGTACAATCGTTCTTTGCCAAATTGCCCGATACCGaagaattaaaatt GACCAAATAA